The following proteins are encoded in a genomic region of Limanda limanda chromosome 22, fLimLim1.1, whole genome shotgun sequence:
- the si:dkey-6n21.12 gene encoding schwannomin-interacting protein 1: protein MEGEKERQRQQREEKESNEAEDNRKSGDDTDNREEDDEDSEGAALVWQEGYGEDNLGLPIMHWEALSLRIAELEKQEEEKKEKKAKNGVSLERGRAPVSWTEERGRRAESWEDGDDACNSHVLALTSRLQTQMNLQLCFINNSESEEEEEKEGDGSKKEGSNTWRGSVQVHKNPQPASKPEKPKSRGFRNTLRNLRDRLRTDHKTLTAAHSGPVIQRRHLECSDLQSFSIKELNGLCSSLSQTIQDLSSDLVGRLQVRDQLRTEQDAMLLEVQDLTSL, encoded by the exons ATGGAGggtgagaaggagagacagaggcagcagcgggaggagaaagagagtaaCGAGGCGGAAGACAATAGAAAGAGTGGTGATGACACTgacaacagagaggaggatgatgaagattcGGAAGGTGCTGCACTGGTTTGGCAGGAAGGCTATGGTGAGGACAATCTGGGacttcccatcatgcactgggAAGCACTGAGCCTGCGCATCGCTGAGCTGGAGAagcaagaagaggagaagaaggagaaaaaggcaaag AATGGAGTTTCCCTGGAGCGTGGCAGAGCTCCAGTGAGCTGgacggaggagagaggcaggagagcaGAGAGCTGGGAGGATGGAGACGACGCCTGCAACAGCCACGTGCTGGCACTGACCTCCCG CCTGCAGACACAGATGAATCTTCAGCTCTGCTTCATCAACAACAGtgaaagtgaggaggaggaagagaaggaaggagatggGAGCAAGAAGGAAGGCTCAAACACATGG AGAGGGAGTGTTCAGGTTCATAAGAATCCTCAGCCTGCCTCCAAGCCGGAGAAACCAAAATCCAGAGGCTTCAGGAACACTCTAAGGAACCTACGAGACAGGCTGAGAACAGACCACAAAACACTG actGCAGCTCATAGTGGTCCTGTAATCCAGAGGAGACATTTGGAGTGCAGTGATTTACAAAGCTTTAGTATCAAGGAGCTAAATGGTCTTTGTTCATCTCTTAGCCAAACCATACAAG ACCTGAGCTCAGATCTGGTGGGTCGCCTCCAGGTCAGAGACCAGCTGAGGACAGAGCAGGACGCCATGCTGCTGGAGGTCCAGGATCTTACATCACTATGA